The Patescibacteria group bacterium nucleotide sequence ATCTTCGGACAAAGACAAATCCAACATTAAAGTTTTTTTTGGCTGAAGGTCGATTGACTTGCGAATGTCTAGGGTTGAATTATTAATATTTATTAAAGGCTCGAGCCGAAGAAATATTGATCCTTCTTTTTTAGCTAAATTTTTTATTTCATTAAATAAAAACTCTTCTATTCCATGTTGTGTGTTGTGTGTTGTGTGTTGTGTACTTATGATCGGTCCTCTCGGACAATAAAAATAATTCTTTCCTAGACCAATCGATTTCTTAATAAGTGTGGCCACAGCGACAAAAACGCCATCAAGCTCTACACCTAATCTAAAAATTTCATTTCCACTATCTTCTTGAAATACTCCCCATTCCCAAGATTGCAAAAACTGAGAATGCTTTTCTTTTTCAAGAAGCTTATTTAAATCTTTTTTTTCAATCTTAACTATTTTCATTGGTTTAACCTATTTTCTTTAAAGCTTCTTTAATTCTTTCTCCACTATCTTTAATATCTTTATCAATACTCCTTAAAGCATCTCTCGCCTGGGTCATGGAGTAGCCGAGACTAATTAAAGCGTCTATTTCATCACCACTAGCAAAGCCGCCAGTAGCGTTCTTTGAGTTTGCTGACATTTCTATATGACCAATTTTATTTCTGAGTTCAAGGACTACTCGTTCTGCAGTTTTTGGACCAATACCAGAAACTTTATTTAATAAGTCGGGCTCACCTCGTGAAATTGAATCTTTAATTTCATAAATACTAGCAGCCGCCAGAACATTAAGGGCTGTTTTTGGTCCAATACCAGAAACAGATAAAATCATTTCAAAGAATTCCTGTTCTTCTGGATTTTTTAATCCGAAAAGAAGGCTACTTTGTTCGGTAATGTGGTGGTAAATAAAAAGTTCTGCTTCTTGTCCAATATCAAACTCGGATATCAAGGCTGTGTTTACAAAAACCTTGTAGCCAATGCCACCTGTTTTAATAATAAGAAAATCCTTTCCTTTGTTTAAAATTTTTCCTTCTAAGTAGGCAATCATGTGTGAATATTTAATTATTAATTTTGAATTTTGATTGAATAACTAATTACTTAATTTTTAAACATTCGAAATTGAATCGAAATTCAAAATTCAAAATTAGAAATTTAATTCAACTTCCTTCTCACAACACTTCCTTGTGGAATTTTCACTTTTGTTTCAATTATCACCTCTGTCCCCTGTCCACCATGAGCAGATTCAATAAATTCATCTTTTTTAATATCAAACAACTTAGTGATTTTCATTTTTACTATTTCATAGGCTGGAGTCAGCATTTCAATAGAATATCCGATTTTCATAGAATTGTGGACCCTAACAACTGTTTCGTACTTTGTTTTATGTTTTTTGCTGGCGACAACCTCTCCACAAAACTCCCAAGAACCTAAGATATGAGAATTATCTCTATTCTCATCAGCTTTCTCGCCTAATAAAAATCCTGTCGTATATCCTCTGTGAACAAGTTTATCAAAAAGTTCTTTGTATAGTTTATTTATCTCCTTTTTCCCCCGTGCTGCCTGCCCGTCCTCTGGCGTGGAGCTTGTCGAAGTATTCAGCATATTGATAGCCTTATTATATGCACCAACTACAGTTGCTAGGTAATAAATACTCTTAGCGCGTCCTTCTATTTTGAAACTTTCTACTCCCGCTTCTTTTAATTTATCCAAATGTTTTATTAAACACAAGTCTTTCGAATTTAGAATATATGTTCCATGCTCTTCTTCCACTATTTCAAGTGGCATCCCTGGTCGCTTTTCCTCGGAAATAAAAAAGTTCCAACGACAAGGCTGAACACAATCCCCTAGATTGGCGGACTTGTCTACAAAATGTTTTGAAAGAAAGCATCTCCCAGAATAGGCCATACACATAGCTCCGTGAACAAAATATTCTAACTCAATTTTTGGCACCCTCTTTTTAATTTCTTTAATCTCCTTAAGTGTCACTTCTCTACCTAATATAACTCTTTTTATTCCTTGGTCATACCAAAATTTAGCTGATTGCCAGTTAGTACAGTTAGCCTGAGTTGATAAATGAATTTCGGCTTTAGGCCAAACTTTTTTTATAGTAGCTATTACACCTGGGTCCGATGCGATTAGAGCATCAACTCCAATTTTTTTAAGTTCACGAATATATTTTGGAAGTTTTTCAACATGTTCATTGTGTGCAAAAATATTAACTGTCACATACATTTTCTTTCCCTTGGAATGAGCATATTCAAGTCCCTCTCTAAGAGTATCAAGAGAAAAATCATTAATACGAACTCGCAAAGAAAAATCCGGAATTCCAGCATAAACAGCATCTGCTCCAAACAAAAAAGCCGTTTTCATTTTTGTAATATTCCCCGCCGGCGCGAGTAGCTCAATTTTGTTTATTTTCTTCATCTGCAATATTCTAGACCTCAGATGTCCTTAAAGACATCGGAGGTCTTATAATTCTAACTATTTTTTATCACTATTTTTTTCCTTCCGCCTGCCCTGAGTTTGCCGAAGAGTCTTTTTCTTCGATTTGACTTAATCTAGCACTGGCCAATTTACATGATTTTGCGTCACTTTTAAGCATCATACCAACAACATCATCAATTGGACTTGATGCAGGATTAGAAAGTCTCTCCCTTAGTCTCGTAGCATCATCATCTGAACTAGATTTCTCTTTTTTTGTATTATTCATATACAAATACTTTAGCTTTTTTAAGCTAAAAAATCAACTTTTAAACGAATAAAAACAGCATCCAAGAAAGAATCTGCATTTTAATTTAAAATTATTTTATTCCTAATATTTCCTTTCTGTTTGAAGCTTTACTTTCATATATTTTTGATGCTTCATAATCTTTTTTATTATTGGTGTACTTGTAACGAAAGTCATAAGCATCTGCCAGCAATTCATAAGATCTAATTTCGGCGTTTGTGTATGCTTGATTTTCAAGAGTCCCAAAAGTGTCCAAACTTGTCTGAATAACATCTTCCACCAATTTATCTATAACAATCATTTCACTTTGGTCTTTTTTTGATAAATTATTCCAGATATTCTGAGCTTTTTGTAAATTCAAATGTGCCAACTCTTGCTTAGCTCGAATAGCATCTTTATTATTACCAGCATCTTCAAGCTCTGGTATTATTTCTTTTTTAAATATTACTGCTTTCTCTGGTATCTTTATGGCACTATTAAAAATACGTCCATATTTAGCTTTTGCCTGCAAAGATCTATCATCAGTCTCTTCTCCAACTTCATCATTTAAAGACATTGCTTCTTTTTTGTTCTGCTCAACTACTCCTTTCCAGGAAGCAAGATGATGTTTAACATAATGCAAAACAGTTTTATCTTCTAGCATATCTTGGTTTTCGAAAACCACTCCAACAAGTTTGTAGAAAAGTTTTTCGTCTCGAGCGTGATATGCGATAGAAACCAAGTCAGACAATACTGATTCAGGAATATTCTCCCGATGGATTATCTCTAGCAATCTTCGTTCATCAATTGACTCAAGATTTGATCCAGAAGATTCCTCCAAAAAAGAATTAAAAGAATCTAGGAATAAATATTGATTTTTATTTTTCCTCCCTCTGTCATAAATAAGCCTCTCCCTCGAAAGCGGATCTGAAAGAAATTTTTTTATATCATCAATTTTATTTTCGGCTAAAAAAGACTCTAGATTAGTTACAATATCTAAAGCTCCGCCCTCTTTGTTGGTTTTTTTTTCTGAAGAGAAATTTATAATTTCATTCATATTTTGTATTCTTATTATATAAATAAAAAAACTATTAGGCAAGAAAAAGGCTGGTACTTGCATACCAGCCATAAAAAATAGATAAAGGAGCGACTACATAAAACTTGAGAAAATCAAATTTTCCATCTCAGCTACTTTCACAACTTCCGGTTTTTTGGGAGTAAAAATTCCCACATAGCCTGAGAGACGATTTTTATCTGGCGAAAAAAGTAAAGACAAAAAGCCCTTAAACTCACCATTGATCGACAATTCCCCCTCGGAAGAAACTAATACTACCTTTTTTAGCCTTAACATTGCATTGGTGATAGAAAACCTCTCAACCACATCACCGGAATCATTAACAACCAGCATCCCGATTAATTTCCCTTCTTCGGAAACACCAATGGTGTCAAGAGGAATCCCTAGATCTGGCTCCTGAAAAACAATACCGGCACCATGTGGATTTTCATGAGTAGAATACTCATAGAATTTTTTTATCCCATTGTCGGCTGGATTGTAATGCAAAAGATCAGCTCCATCAGGAGTTCCAGTAAGCCTATTAAGCCAACCTCCCCGACCTTTAACCACAATTTCCTGACCAGGATCGAGAACAATCATTCCGTTTTCATCAAGATTGAGCCTTATGTTTTGCTTTGCGTTCTCACTCATTTTCTTTCTCCTTTCTCACCGCCACCGGCAAGACAAAAGATGTGTTAACTTAGCAGTTTTAGAGCCAGTCTAAAACTTTTTTCGGACCATCCGTGCTAAGTTTTCACTAATTAAAAGAACCACTATATTTAAATCATTCTCTTTTTATCATCTTTTTACGTTATTGTCAATAATAAGCTAGATAAAAAATCTAATATTCGCCTTCTTAAAATTAAAATTTCCCCATATAAAAAAGGTATAGAATTAATTCTATACCTTTTTATGTTACATGTTATGTGTTACATGCTATGTGAACTTATTTCCCTAAGTGGCTTTTAATCTTTCCAACTATCTCTTCTGTTGTAAAATGGGCTTTGACGAGATAGTCATTAGCTCCCATATCCATTGCGCGTTTGATATCATTGTCCTGACCTAGGTTTGAAAGCATAATGATTGGAGTTTTGCTTACTTTTGGATCTGGACTTGCTCTTATTTTCTCTAAAATTTGAAAACCATCATATATTGGCAAAATTATATCAAGAAGTATTATATCTGGATTTACTTGAGAAGCACCTATTACTGCCTGTTCTCCATCGACTGCTTCAAAAACAGTGAATCCTTCTTTAGTGAGTTTCCTGCTGGAGATGTCGCGAAGAAAACTGTCATCTTCAACCAATAAAACATTAATACCTAGCTTGTTGGCATTTGGATCTTCTATTTTTGGTAACTGAATTTCAGGAACTATCTTTTCTGTTTCACTGTCGCCTCCTCCAGTGTTTTGTCCAATCTCTTTATTTCCATCAATATATCTTTGAATCATTGTAATAACGTCCGTAGGGTTGAATTGCGTTTTAATAAGATGGTCAATAGCTCCCAATTGCTTTGTTTTTTCAATCTCTACTGGTTGGCCAGAATTTGAAATAATAATTACCGGAATTTTTATATTGTTTTCTTTCATTTTTTCAAGCACATCATAACCATCCATTTTAGGCATTACAATATCAAGCAAAATCATGTCTGGCATAAATTCAGCTATCATGTCATAACCTTCCTCCCCATCGAATCCAACTTTAACCTCATAGCCCTCTTTATCGAGTTTTGTACTAAGAACTTCAACCAAGGCTTCTTCATCCTCAATTAGAAGAATTTTAATTTTTTCTGCCATATATTTAATTATAAATTAATTATTATCTTTAATTTCACTAGTTATTGGCAATGTCACAATAAATTCCGTTCCTACCCCTTCTTCTGAATTACAAAGTATTTTACCTCCATGTTTTTCAACTACATTTTTAACGATAAATAATCCAAGTCCAGACCCTTCTGTTTGAAGTCTGACAACATTTGAAGCTCTAAAAAATTTAGAAAACAACTTCTCTTGATCGTCCTTTGGAACACCTACCCCATTGTCTTTTACTTTAATTTTGATAAATTTCTCCTCTACTTCTAATATCAGCGAAAGCTTACCATGAGCCTGGGTGTATTTAACAGCATTTTCTAAAAGATTTTGAAGAACCATGGTCATCTTTGTTTTGTCCATGTAAATATTTGGAACTTTTTCTGGGATGCTTAAACTAAACTTCAAGTCAGCCTCTTTTATTCTTTGGGCTAGATTTGTCGAGACTTGATCAAAGACCTCATAAAAACTAGACATTTCAAATGAATAACCAAATCTACCTTCTTCAATACGAGAAACATTTAACATGTCGTTGACCAAGATAATTATCCTCTCATTACTTTCATAGCCTTTTGTCAAAATCTCATCTTGTTCCTCATTCAAAGCGCCGGCATCACCATCCAAAATCATTTTAATTGACCACTTGATAGCAGAAAGTGGCGTACGCAATTGATGGGCAGCAATAGATATAAATTCTGACTTTAATTTATCAATCATCTTCTCACGCGTCAAGTTATAAAATATCTTCATGGTTCCAAGATTTTCTTTGTTTTTACCTATTACTCCAGAAGTTGTCACCTTATAAGTTTGCTCTCCATCACCATTATCAATAACAATTTCTTCTATGGAATCGTCATCAATCTTCAACTCTTCTGCAATCTTTACGCTGTATTCATATTTAATTAACTCTTTAATATTTTTCATTGAGTAGTTCCCTTTTTTAGAAACCTTTTTCCCAAATGAATCTTTCGATAAACCAAAAATATTCTCAGCAGATGGGTTAAACAAAACTATTTTATCATCAGGATCAAGAACCATAATTGGGTCGACAAAGTTAGAGATAATAGCTTCAATTTTGTCTTTTTCTAGTTGCGTTTTTTTCTCTGCTTCTTTCAAGTCACGAAATGCCCTGATTTGAGATTTTTGAGCTACTTCAAGTTCTTTTAATTTTTTATCAATTGTATCATTCATTATAATAAGCTCCTTGTCCCTATCCATAAGAAGGCTTGATGTTTTATCAAAGTCTTGCATTTTATTGGCTCTTAGTTCTATTTCGCTATCAAGCTTTTCTGATTTTTCTGACAATTCTTTTTCTTTTGAAAAAATAGTTTGAGAACCAAGACCAGCCAAAAAAGAAAACATTAAATAGAAAAATGAAACCAACAGCGTCTTTGAAACGAAGGCATTTAAATCGAATAAATCTAGGTCTACTTTAGCAGGGATAAAAGAGAGGCTTTGCAAAAAATAAATCATTATAATCAAAAATCCAGAAAAAAGAGAAAAAGCGAGAGAACCAGCAATCCCAAAGATAAAAGAAGCTGAAAGGATTGAAAAGAAAAATAAAAGGAAAGGAATAAAAACAAAATCACCCATAAGATAGGTGATGTAACCAAAAATTCCAACTTCAACTACTAACTGAACTATACTAAGTATGTTTACCTTTATTACTTCTGGTTTTTTTTCAATTCTATTAGCAAACGAAGAAAATATTTTATTTACAAAAAGTGAGAAGATAAATATTGCTAGTAAAGATAAAATTGAAAAACTACTAACTAGTTTATCATTATTGTAAGCAAAATAAGCAAGCAAAAAAAGGCCAATAATATAAAACCACCTGGCTTTTATTATAAACAGGTTAATATCTAATTTTCTCCTTATTTCAACATTCATTATTCTAAGACTGTGTTAAATGTTATATTTTTTATATCATTATTATACCAAAATTAGGAAATTGTGTAAAAGAAATAAGGTAACGTTACAGTAACGTTACCCTTTTCTATAAGAATTTAATATTTTCTTTTTTTGTCATCTTGCCTGTCCCGTCATTTGCGGGAAGCGAATCCGCCAGCTGGCGGAGTAGTCGAATAAACAACCCACATCCTTCCTTTGTCATCTTGAGCGAAGTGCTAACGAAGTCGAAAGATCATAAATAAATTTAAAACAAATACTCTACTTCCCTCTCTTTACCCGTATCAACCCAGAAGTAGTCACAACCTCAACGCCCTTTTTCTCTACTTCATCCAAAAACAAATTCATCCCAAGAGAATCAGAGGCCATATGGCCTGCTATTACAACATTCATGTGATATTTTTCTGCTTCTTTCCTATAGTCTTCTCCCATATGCATCGAAATGATTGTTCCCACACCTGCTTGAGACATTTTTTCATACATTTCTTTTGAACCACTTGTTCCACCAGTAAATTCAGTTACAGCAATCTTGCCACATCTATTTTCAGGAGCACCAGTAAAAAGACGAGGTCCAGCATAATGTTTATTTGATTCTTTATATTCTGGAATCTCATTTAATAACTTTAATATTTCATCAACATATTCTGGTTTTTTCTTTTCAAAAAGTTTAACCAAAAAATTAGCACCAAGATTGTCAGCAATCGTATGTGTACACATATAGTCCATCTTAAGTAACTTCGCTGAGTCCACTGCCCTGTTGTGATTAACTGGAGATATCCCTCGACTAACTTCATTTACTCTTTGCTTCATCAAAGCCTCGGCTACATTTATCGGCACACCGTAACCCGCTAAAATATCTACTTGCAAATACATCACATCAGACAAATCAGAAAGAGCGACACCCTCTGGATGATGTGCAATAACCAAATCGATATCACCTAATTTATCAGCAAGCAAAAGTTCTGGTGTCTCCATGTCAATCCCAACCAAAAGCTTTTTAATTTTCTTTTTTTTGTGGTCAGCTAAAACACGAGTGTCAGAGTAAGGATTGTTTAATTTTTCCACATCAAAAAACTCTTTTTTCTCCTTGTCCATTTTCTCATATTTCTTTTTCGTCCTAGCCAATGTTTTATTAACATAAGCCTCTCCTCTTAAATCATTCTCAATGCCCAGCTTCACAGCTAGATTGTAAATTTCTTTTGTTGTCATATGTATTAGTTAAAAGTTAAAAGTATAAAGTTAAAAGTTTTTTATTTTATTTTTTCTTACTGCTGACTCCACGGCTTTGCCTGGAGTTTAAGTGCAGAAGTTAATTTACAATTTTAAGTCAATCTTTGTTTTCACAACTTGCATTAGGAACTCCGGGTACAACCCGGAGCCAGCGGAACAGAAAAACCAAAAAATACTTTATAAACTATTTTAATTTTTTATCTTCTTTATTTTCTAAAAAATTATCTTTCTTCACAATCGACCTTCCGAGTCTTTTTTCTAGTTTCTTCCTAGCTGATCCCGCTATATCTCCACCAGCCTTGGCATCTGACTTTAATTTACTCACCCCCTTTGAATCTTCATTACGATGAATTTCTGTTGTTGACCTTTCACCAAGCATTGAAAATATTAATTCAAAATCATCCATATGGTCACGCAAATTTTCTCTTTTCAAACCCTTGTGTTTCCTGTATTCAGATGGTGTTATTCCAAATGTTGCTTTGGATATTTCCGCTGTTAAAATTTCATAATCTTTATTTCTTTCTGCTCCCCTATTTTTCCACTCGTCTGTGAGTTCTTCACGAATTGCAATTCCTCGCATTCTCTTTTCAATCCAGTCATCAGAATACCCTTTTGCTTTGTATAGAGCTCTAGTTCTTTTAGTGGCCAATTCTGGGTCTTCTATTTCTTTTACTCTTTCGTATCCAACCCTGGCTAACCATCTTTTAAAAGGTTCTGCTTTTGGAGATGGAATAGATTGGATTATCCGGAAGATTCCTTCAGTATTTGCACAATTCATTTTTTGTTTACCTCCTTCAGTTTTTACTTCAAGGGTATGTACAATTTGTACCCACCCCTTAGCTAATTCCAAGTCTCTCTGTTTTATTTTTTGTATATACTGCTTAGGATCTTTTGAATCAATTAATGACAAAACGATATCTTCAACAACAAACCACCATTCATTATTATAAATAATTCTACGAACTTCTTTTCCCTTAAAAATTGCTATTTTATTTTTATTCATAGACTATCAAACTAAAAATGTTTCGTTATATTAACATTATACACGAACAAAAAACGAAAGTAAAGTACTAAAACTTAGACGTCCAACGTCTAATAACACCTATTTATTTTATTCTAAATAATATTTTTTAACATCATCTTTCCTCTCAGTAGAGCTCCTAACTACATCTTGAACAAATTTTTCATATTCGTCAATTGATTGAAAGTTTTTTAGGATGGTTTGTTTATTAACTGGAATCTCTAATTCTTTTTCACCTAAATAATAAGAACAAGAACTCCAGCGATATTTTTCAGCTTTTTCTATTTTATGAATTTCTGAATTGGCATTTATATAAGCTGATAAATATTCTAGATAGTTTTGAGAGTCCACATGAACTGCTTTGAATTTTCCTTGGAATAATGAACCTGACCTTTCATGTTTACTGTTATAAAATTTGGTATATCCACCACCCATTCTTTTCATAAACTCAGAAATACCTCCATCCTCTTTTTGTTTTACAAGTAAGTGGAAGTGGTTAGGTAATAAACTATACGCGATAATCTCAATTAACGGAGTTTTTAGACGTCCGACGTCTAAGGCCTTAGACGTCGGACGTCTAAAATGCGCGTCTTTCATGTTTTTCAGATATAAACTATATACTGGCTCGACATTATTAAATTCTTTTAAACTCAAAACAAACCTTTCATAATCATAAACATCTGAAAAAATATCGCGCTTATCAGTTCCGCGATTATAAATATGGTAATATTCTCCCGTTTCAAATTTTATTCTTTTTGATGGCATTCTTATTTTTTAAATTAACTCTGCAGGTGTCGGACACCTGAAAAACAATCAATTAGTCATTCCCGCGAAGGCGGGAATCCAGAAATGCTACAATCTTGTTGTCTTTGTATTTTACCTGGAGTCTAGGTGCAGAGTTTTGTGTATAATATAAATTTAATTCTTATTTTTACGGTTTGCATTACAACTCCGGGTACAACCCGGAGCCAGCGGGGAAATAATTTTTAATTTCTAATTTTGAATTACTTATTTTTTATTCCCCTCTCGAGAGGGGTGGCGCGATAGCGACGGGGTGTGTTTTGCGTGTTATTTTAAAAACTCTCATCAATCCTTCACGGAAGTCTCATTGATTGACTGCTTGCATTTAACTCCGGGTACAACCCGGAGCCAGCGGGGAACTTAATTTAGAGCATCCCTCCAAAATATTTATTAAAAAATTGTTCCGATTTCAAGAACACTTTATCTACAAATTTAAAATATGCTGTCGATTGCTTCTCACTAATAATAATTCCGCCGTCATATAACTCTGTATTTCTCGTCTTCCTCATGCTATTTCCATATCCGTCAATATCCTCGTCTTCCAGAATCATGGCTAGATTATTTATTATTCTAATATGATGACCCATCCTTGTTTTAATCTTAT carries:
- a CDS encoding Bro-N domain-containing protein — its product is MNKNKIAIFKGKEVRRIIYNNEWWFVVEDIVLSLIDSKDPKQYIQKIKQRDLELAKGWVQIVHTLEVKTEGGKQKMNCANTEGIFRIIQSIPSPKAEPFKRWLARVGYERVKEIEDPELATKRTRALYKAKGYSDDWIEKRMRGIAIREELTDEWKNRGAERNKDYEILTAEISKATFGITPSEYRKHKGLKRENLRDHMDDFELIFSMLGERSTTEIHRNEDSKGVSKLKSDAKAGGDIAGSARKKLEKRLGRSIVKKDNFLENKEDKKLK
- a CDS encoding ATP-binding protein — protein: MNVEIRRKLDINLFIIKARWFYIIGLFLLAYFAYNNDKLVSSFSILSLLAIFIFSLFVNKIFSSFANRIEKKPEVIKVNILSIVQLVVEVGIFGYITYLMGDFVFIPFLLFFFSILSASFIFGIAGSLAFSLFSGFLIIMIYFLQSLSFIPAKVDLDLFDLNAFVSKTLLVSFFYLMFSFLAGLGSQTIFSKEKELSEKSEKLDSEIELRANKMQDFDKTSSLLMDRDKELIIMNDTIDKKLKELEVAQKSQIRAFRDLKEAEKKTQLEKDKIEAIISNFVDPIMVLDPDDKIVLFNPSAENIFGLSKDSFGKKVSKKGNYSMKNIKELIKYEYSVKIAEELKIDDDSIEEIVIDNGDGEQTYKVTTSGVIGKNKENLGTMKIFYNLTREKMIDKLKSEFISIAAHQLRTPLSAIKWSIKMILDGDAGALNEEQDEILTKGYESNERIIILVNDMLNVSRIEEGRFGYSFEMSSFYEVFDQVSTNLAQRIKEADLKFSLSIPEKVPNIYMDKTKMTMVLQNLLENAVKYTQAHGKLSLILEVEEKFIKIKVKDNGVGVPKDDQEKLFSKFFRASNVVRLQTEGSGLGLFIVKNVVEKHGGKILCNSEEGVGTEFIVTLPITSEIKDNN
- the ruvA gene encoding Holliday junction branch migration protein RuvA gives rise to the protein MIAYLEGKILNKGKDFLIIKTGGIGYKVFVNTALISEFDIGQEAELFIYHHITEQSSLLFGLKNPEEQEFFEMILSVSGIGPKTALNVLAAASIYEIKDSISRGEPDLLNKVSGIGPKTAERVVLELRNKIGHIEMSANSKNATGGFASGDEIDALISLGYSMTQARDALRSIDKDIKDSGERIKEALKKIG
- a CDS encoding NGG1p interacting factor NIF3 codes for the protein MTTKEIYNLAVKLGIENDLRGEAYVNKTLARTKKKYEKMDKEKKEFFDVEKLNNPYSDTRVLADHKKKKIKKLLVGIDMETPELLLADKLGDIDLVIAHHPEGVALSDLSDVMYLQVDILAGYGVPINVAEALMKQRVNEVSRGISPVNHNRAVDSAKLLKMDYMCTHTIADNLGANFLVKLFEKKKPEYVDEILKLLNEIPEYKESNKHYAGPRLFTGAPENRCGKIAVTEFTGGTSGSKEMYEKMSQAGVGTIISMHMGEDYRKEAEKYHMNVVIAGHMASDSLGMNLFLDEVEKKGVEVVTTSGLIRVKRGK
- a CDS encoding response regulator, translated to MAEKIKILLIEDEEALVEVLSTKLDKEGYEVKVGFDGEEGYDMIAEFMPDMILLDIVMPKMDGYDVLEKMKENNIKIPVIIISNSGQPVEIEKTKQLGAIDHLIKTQFNPTDVITMIQRYIDGNKEIGQNTGGGDSETEKIVPEIQLPKIEDPNANKLGINVLLVEDDSFLRDISSRKLTKEGFTVFEAVDGEQAVIGASQVNPDIILLDIILPIYDGFQILEKIRASPDPKVSKTPIIMLSNLGQDNDIKRAMDMGANDYLVKAHFTTEEIVGKIKSHLGK
- a CDS encoding U32 family peptidase C-terminal domain-containing protein; translation: MKKINKIELLAPAGNITKMKTAFLFGADAVYAGIPDFSLRVRINDFSLDTLREGLEYAHSKGKKMYVTVNIFAHNEHVEKLPKYIRELKKIGVDALIASDPGVIATIKKVWPKAEIHLSTQANCTNWQSAKFWYDQGIKRVILGREVTLKEIKEIKKRVPKIELEYFVHGAMCMAYSGRCFLSKHFVDKSANLGDCVQPCRWNFFISEEKRPGMPLEIVEEEHGTYILNSKDLCLIKHLDKLKEAGVESFKIEGRAKSIYYLATVVGAYNKAINMLNTSTSSTPEDGQAARGKKEINKLYKELFDKLVHRGYTTGFLLGEKADENRDNSHILGSWEFCGEVVASKKHKTKYETVVRVHNSMKIGYSIEMLTPAYEIVKMKITKLFDIKKDEFIESAHGGQGTEVIIETKVKIPQGSVVRRKLN
- a CDS encoding transposase, which gives rise to MPSKRIKFETGEYYHIYNRGTDKRDIFSDVYDYERFVLSLKEFNNVEPVYSLYLKNMKDAHFRRPTSKALDVGRLKTPLIEIIAYSLLPNHFHLLVKQKEDGGISEFMKRMGGGYTKFYNSKHERSGSLFQGKFKAVHVDSQNYLEYLSAYINANSEIHKIEKAEKYRWSSCSYYLGEKELEIPVNKQTILKNFQSIDEYEKFVQDVVRSSTERKDDVKKYYLE